The Triticum aestivum cultivar Chinese Spring chromosome 7B, IWGSC CS RefSeq v2.1, whole genome shotgun sequence genome window below encodes:
- the LOC123161967 gene encoding vicilin-like seed storage protein At2g18540 isoform X2 — protein sequence MEQVGEEPPPPVRVRVPRPPPSRGTWLEFLRAVANSMGMSLRCFVMRVWRVSGVATTTNKKSKNSDKKNGRKKNKKRGRKKNKKKKAEAEEDKVQEEDAPEDEEDALEDEEEAEEAEEEEAEEEEEEDEDKIREEDEKQAKEALARQKRKEEEDKIREEEEKQQAKEALARQKRKEEAMRKKQLAAQEVERQRKEDARRRTQEAFETREEAMEEAKRRKEDKAEASTARRSAATDQEHVHDSYWSKNRYKSKKPCLSCYLDRSVKRPQEIGNDDTEFQHHAKMFHKAKGVPFGKCRKKGCGVIGKMTDIELHQRYCHGMD from the exons atGGAGCAGGTTGGCGAGGAGCCACCGCCACCGGTGCGGGTGCGGGTGCCACGCCCTCCACCGTCGCGAGGCACCTGGCTGGAGTTCTTGCGCGCGGTAGCCAATTCCATGGGGATGTCCCTCCGGTGCTTTGTGATGCGGGTGTGGCGAGTTTCTGGTGTGGCGACCACCACAAACAAGAAGTCCAAGAACTCAGACAAGAAGAACGGtcggaagaagaacaagaagaggggcaggaagaagaacaagaagaagaaggcggaggcggaggaaGACAAAGTGCAGGAGGAGGATGCGCCCGAGGATGAGGAGGATGcgctcgaggacgaggaggaggcggaggaggcggaggaggaggaggcggaggaagaggaggaggaggacgaggacaagATCAGGGAAGAAGACGAGAAGCAGGCCAAGGAGGCGCTCGCCAggcagaagaggaaggaggaggaggacaagaTTAGGGAAGAAGAGGAGAAGCAGCAGGCCAAGGAGGCGCTCGCCAggcagaagaggaaggaggaagcgaTGAGGAAGAAGCAGCTCGCGGCCCAGGAGGTGGAGAGGCAAAGGAAGGAGGACGCCAGGAGGAGGACGCAAGAGGCCTTCGAGACGAgggaggaggccatggaggaggccaAGCGGAGGAAGGAGGACAAGGCCGAGGCTTCCACTGCACGGCGTTCTGCTGCTACCGACCAG GAGCATGTTCACGACAGCTACTGGAGTAAAAATCGCTACAAGAGCAAGAAGCCCTGCCTAAGCTGTTACCTTGACCGCAGTGTCAAAAGGCCCCAGGAAATCGGCAACGATGATACCGAG TTTCAGCACCACGCCAAGATGTTTCACAAGGCCAAGGGAGTTCCATTTGGAAAGTGCAGAAAGAAGGGCTGCGGTGTGATAGGCAAGATGACGGATATCGAGCTCCATCAGCGCTATTGTCATGGCATGGATTGA
- the LOC123161967 gene encoding vicilin-like seed storage protein At2g18540 isoform X1 yields the protein MEQVGEEPPPPVRVRVPRPPPSRGTWLEFLRAVANSMGMSLRCFVMRVWRVSGVATTTNKKSKNSDKKNGRKKNKKRGRKKNKKKKAEAEEDKVQEEDAPEDEEDALEDEEEAEEAEEEEAEEEEEEDEDKIREEDEKQAKEALARQKRKEEEDKIREEEEKQQAKEALARQKRKEEAMRKKQLAAQEVERQRKEDARRRTQEAFETREEAMEEAKRRKEDKAEASTARRSAATDQDQEHVHDSYWSKNRYKSKKPCLSCYLDRSVKRPQEIGNDDTEFQHHAKMFHKAKGVPFGKCRKKGCGVIGKMTDIELHQRYCHGMD from the exons atGGAGCAGGTTGGCGAGGAGCCACCGCCACCGGTGCGGGTGCGGGTGCCACGCCCTCCACCGTCGCGAGGCACCTGGCTGGAGTTCTTGCGCGCGGTAGCCAATTCCATGGGGATGTCCCTCCGGTGCTTTGTGATGCGGGTGTGGCGAGTTTCTGGTGTGGCGACCACCACAAACAAGAAGTCCAAGAACTCAGACAAGAAGAACGGtcggaagaagaacaagaagaggggcaggaagaagaacaagaagaagaaggcggaggcggaggaaGACAAAGTGCAGGAGGAGGATGCGCCCGAGGATGAGGAGGATGcgctcgaggacgaggaggaggcggaggaggcggaggaggaggaggcggaggaagaggaggaggaggacgaggacaagATCAGGGAAGAAGACGAGAAGCAGGCCAAGGAGGCGCTCGCCAggcagaagaggaaggaggaggaggacaagaTTAGGGAAGAAGAGGAGAAGCAGCAGGCCAAGGAGGCGCTCGCCAggcagaagaggaaggaggaagcgaTGAGGAAGAAGCAGCTCGCGGCCCAGGAGGTGGAGAGGCAAAGGAAGGAGGACGCCAGGAGGAGGACGCAAGAGGCCTTCGAGACGAgggaggaggccatggaggaggccaAGCGGAGGAAGGAGGACAAGGCCGAGGCTTCCACTGCACGGCGTTCTGCTGCTACCGACCAG GATCAGGAGCATGTTCACGACAGCTACTGGAGTAAAAATCGCTACAAGAGCAAGAAGCCCTGCCTAAGCTGTTACCTTGACCGCAGTGTCAAAAGGCCCCAGGAAATCGGCAACGATGATACCGAG TTTCAGCACCACGCCAAGATGTTTCACAAGGCCAAGGGAGTTCCATTTGGAAAGTGCAGAAAGAAGGGCTGCGGTGTGATAGGCAAGATGACGGATATCGAGCTCCATCAGCGCTATTGTCATGGCATGGATTGA